From the Daucus carota subsp. sativus chromosome 8, DH1 v3.0, whole genome shotgun sequence genome, one window contains:
- the LOC108199584 gene encoding lysine-specific demethylase JMJ26 isoform X1, which translates to MEQSSNIQEQGVNGVFNDSEQVSVEKDLSGVNVVVDQGVSVCVCEKEEEEEGLKLQEGEEGLKLQEEEQESNKPMALKRKRGRKKRNDKQLDNQTQVIESQGDSEGTQLHGQACEENNSVRRSARKLAYQAFKPWWEEMQEGDELGNRKRRGRKPKLSNEARSPAGNEMQEGVDTNLKCGVVSASVDCKTDNANVNYDDGLVEKQRDFAQILTPGGSNMQVHNCEVKIPVGNYACSPEKDEMHEDKDVKIPTQRGQEPNLSNEVVSPGGGERPDDEEVKISKRRGRKPMKSKDDRDVVDDNGLGRRRECLEIDSPGGNKKESEPNTCHQCKRNDKGRVVKCTKCKKKRYCVPCMTTWYPKMTEEDFLKECPVCQVNCNCKSCLRLEIPVADKKRFILDFSKDEKIRYAKYILPMLLPFVRQFKEEQLMEKQVEAKIKGIPISEIKVQKVQCEAAERMFCNNCKSSIADFHRSCSSCQYDLCLICCREIRNGCLQGGKEEATMQLVDPGFDYLHGGDPVTTSAESRISMDITAETTNSDHIKSAYKWNSNEDGSIACPPENVGGCGQGILELRSLLSEDWVPNLLVDAEELAKTLELELPKTQEEWCSCSTNVDSEKQKSRKASSREDSDDNYLYCPNAADLTPEDLKHFQSHWRKGEPVIVSNVLSATRGLSWEPMVMWRAFRQVKDRKRDRLMDVDAINCLDWCEVKVNVHQFFMGYTKGRFDKKGWPQLLKLKDWPPSSLFDEHLPRHVAEFLSSLPFKEYTDPRTGYLNLAVKLPEGSLKPDLGPKSYIAYGHAQELGRGDSVTKLHCDMSDAVNILTHIQEVVLSSQQCTDIQNLKKKHALQDQKEVFGSDQMLNHDTDSMDCVGYAGDITDGLEHPEGGALWDIFRRQDTPKLKEYLRKYFKEFRHIYCKPLDQVVHPIHDQTFYLTLEHKRRLKEEFGIEPWTFVQKLGDAVLIPAGCPHQVRNIKSCIKVAADFVSPENVSVCIRLAEESRVLPHDHRSQEDKLEVKKITIFAMQHAVRELQNLRSAELVNGSQ; encoded by the exons ATGGAGCAGAGCAGCAACATTCAAGAACAAGGTGTGAATGGTGTTTTCAATGATTCAGAGCAAGTTAGTGTTGAAAAAGATTTGAGCGGTGTAAATGTTGTTGTTGATCAAGGAgtcagtgtgtgtgtgtgtgaaaaagaagaagaagaagaaggtttgaaattgcaagaaggagaagaaggtcTGAAATTGcaagaagaagaacaagagaGTAACAAGCCGATGGCTTTGAAAAGGAAGAGAGgtagaaagaaaagaaatgacaAGCAATTGGATAATCAAACTCAAGTTATTGAATCACAAGGAGACTCTGAG GGGACTCAATTGCATGGACAGGCTTGTGAAGAAAATAATTCGGTGAGACGAAGCGCCCGCAAGCTCGCTTACCAAGCTTTCAAGCCTTGG TGGGAGGAAATGCAAGAGGGGGATGAATTGGGAAACCGAAAACGAAGGGGACGAAAGCCGAAGCTGAGTAATGAAGCTCGCAGTCCTGCG GGGAATGAAATGCAAGAGGGGGTTGACACTAATTTGAAGTGTGGAGTTGTATCTGCATCTGTAGATTGTAAAACCGATAATGCTAATGTGAATTACGACGATGGGTTGGTTGAAAAACAACGCGATTTTGCTCAAATTCTCACTCCTGGG GGAAGTAATATGCAAGTACATAATTGTGAAGTAAAGATACCAGTGGGTAATTATGCTTGCAGTCCCGAg AAAGATGAAATGCATGAGGATAAAGACGTGAAAATCCCAACACAAAGGGGACAGGAACCGAATCTGAGTAATGAAGTTGTCAGTCCTGGG GGGGGTGAAAGGCCAGACGATGAAGAGGTGAAAATTTCAAAGCGAAGGGGTCGGAAGCCAATGAAAAGTAAGGATGATAGGGATGTGGTTGATGATAATGGTTTGGGCCGAAGAAGAGAATGTCTTGAAATTGATAGTCCTGGG GGTAATAAAAAAGAGTCGGAACCTAATACTTGTCATCAGTGCAAAAGGAATGATAAAGGGAGGGTTGTGAAGTGCACCAAATGCAAAAAGAAGCGATATTGTGTGCCTTGCATGACCACATG GTACCCTAAGATGACAGAAGAAGATTTTTTGAAGGAGTGCCCAGTTTGTCAAGTTAATTGTAATTGCAAAAGTTGCTTGCGCTTGGAGATACCGGTTGCA GACAAAAAGAGGTTTATACTGGACTTTAGCAAAGATGAAAAGATCAGGTATGCCAAATATATCTTGCCAATGCTTCTTCCTTTCGTAAGACAATTTAAGGAGGAGCAATTAATGGAGAAGCAAGTAGAAGCAAAGATTAAAG GCATACCGATATCAGAGATAAAAGTGCAAAAAGTACAATGTGAAGCTGCAGAACGAATGTTTTG CAACAACTGCAAAAGTTCTATTGCCGACTTTCACAGAAGCTGCTCAAGCTGTCAATATGACCTCTGTCTGATTTGTTGCCGAGAAATACGCAATGGATGCCTTCAAGGAGGTAAAGAGGAAGCGACTATGCAACTAGTAGACcctggatttgattatttgcatgGGGGAGATCCTGTTACTACCTCAGCAGAGAGTAGGATAAGTATGGACATAACTGCTGAAACAACAAACAGTGATCACATCAAGTCAGCTTATAAGTGGAATTCTAATGAGGATGGTAGCATCGCTTGCCCCCCCGAAAATGTGGGTGGTTGTGGTCAAGGTATTTTGGAATTAAGAAGTTTATTGTCGGAAGATTGGGTCCCAAATCTATTGGTTGATGCTGAAGAACTTGCCAAAACACTTGAGCTCGAACTACCCAAAACACAGGAAGAGTGGTGCTCTTGTTCTACTAATGTTGATAGTGAGAAACAGAAGTCAAGGAAAGCCTCTTCTCGTGAAGATTCTGATGATAACTATTTGTACTGTCCAAATGCTGCAGACTTAACACCTGAAGATTTGAAGCATTTTCAGTCCCATTGGCGTAAAGGTGAGCCAGTCATCGTGAGTAATGTTCTTTCAGCTACGCGTGGTCTTAGCTGGGAACCCATGGTTATGTGGCGTGCCTTCCGTCAGGTGAAAGACCGTAAACGTGACCGTCTTATGGATGTGGATGCCATTAATTGTCTGGACTGGTGTGAG GTAAAGGTTAACGTACATCAATTTTTTATGGGATACACAAAGGGTCGATTTGATAAAAAGGGGTGGCCTCAACTTCTGAAGCTGAAAGACTGGCCCCCGTCTAGTTTATTTGATGAACATTTACCACGTCATGTTGCAGAGTTTCTTAGTAGTTTGCCATTTAAGGAATATACAGATCCCCGGACTGGCTACCTAAATCTTGCAGTTAAGTTACCTGAGGGCTCTCTGAAGCCAGATTTGGGGCCAAAATCGTATATTGCTTATGGACATGCTCAAGAGCTGGGACGTGGAGATTCTGTGACAAAACTTCACTGTGATATGTCTGATGCG GTGAACATATTGACCCATATTCAAGAAGTGGTTCTTAGTTCTCAACAATGTACGGATATACAAAATCTTAAGAAAAAACATGCTCTTCAGGACCAGAAAGAAGTTTTCGGTAGTGATCAAATGTTAAATCATGATACCGATAGTATGGATTGTGTTGGATATGCTGGTGACATAACAGATGGCTTGGAACATCCAGAAGGAGGTGCTTTATGGGACATCTTCAGAAGGCAAGATACTCCCAAGTTAAAGGAATATCTAAGGAAATATTTCAAAGAATTCAGGCACATATATTGTAAACCATTGGATCAG GTGGTTCATCCTATTCATGACCAAACCTTTTACCTGACTTTGGAGCATAAGAGGAGGCTCAAggaagaatttg gGATTGAACCATGGACATTTGTGCAAAAACTAGGAGATGCAGTACTTATACCAGCTGGTTGCCCACATCAAGTGAGGAATATAAAG
- the LOC108199584 gene encoding lysine-specific demethylase JMJ26 isoform X2 yields MEQSSNIQEQGVNGVFNDSEQVSVEKDLSGVNVVVDQGVSVCVCEKEEEEEGLKLQEGEEGLKLQEEEQESNKPMALKRKRGRKKRNDKQLDNQTQVIESQGDSEGTQLHGQACEENNSVRRSARKLAYQAFKPWWEEMQEGDELGNRKRRGRKPKLSNEARSPAGNEMQEGVDTNLKCGVVSASVDCKTDNANVNYDDGLVEKQRDFAQILTPGGSNMQVHNCEVKIPVGNYACSPEKDEMHEDKDVKIPTQRGQEPNLSNEVGGERPDDEEVKISKRRGRKPMKSKDDRDVVDDNGLGRRRECLEIDSPGGNKKESEPNTCHQCKRNDKGRVVKCTKCKKKRYCVPCMTTWYPKMTEEDFLKECPVCQVNCNCKSCLRLEIPVADKKRFILDFSKDEKIRYAKYILPMLLPFVRQFKEEQLMEKQVEAKIKGIPISEIKVQKVQCEAAERMFCNNCKSSIADFHRSCSSCQYDLCLICCREIRNGCLQGGKEEATMQLVDPGFDYLHGGDPVTTSAESRISMDITAETTNSDHIKSAYKWNSNEDGSIACPPENVGGCGQGILELRSLLSEDWVPNLLVDAEELAKTLELELPKTQEEWCSCSTNVDSEKQKSRKASSREDSDDNYLYCPNAADLTPEDLKHFQSHWRKGEPVIVSNVLSATRGLSWEPMVMWRAFRQVKDRKRDRLMDVDAINCLDWCEVKVNVHQFFMGYTKGRFDKKGWPQLLKLKDWPPSSLFDEHLPRHVAEFLSSLPFKEYTDPRTGYLNLAVKLPEGSLKPDLGPKSYIAYGHAQELGRGDSVTKLHCDMSDAVNILTHIQEVVLSSQQCTDIQNLKKKHALQDQKEVFGSDQMLNHDTDSMDCVGYAGDITDGLEHPEGGALWDIFRRQDTPKLKEYLRKYFKEFRHIYCKPLDQVVHPIHDQTFYLTLEHKRRLKEEFGIEPWTFVQKLGDAVLIPAGCPHQVRNIKSCIKVAADFVSPENVSVCIRLAEESRVLPHDHRSQEDKLEVKKITIFAMQHAVRELQNLRSAELVNGSQ; encoded by the exons ATGGAGCAGAGCAGCAACATTCAAGAACAAGGTGTGAATGGTGTTTTCAATGATTCAGAGCAAGTTAGTGTTGAAAAAGATTTGAGCGGTGTAAATGTTGTTGTTGATCAAGGAgtcagtgtgtgtgtgtgtgaaaaagaagaagaagaagaaggtttgaaattgcaagaaggagaagaaggtcTGAAATTGcaagaagaagaacaagagaGTAACAAGCCGATGGCTTTGAAAAGGAAGAGAGgtagaaagaaaagaaatgacaAGCAATTGGATAATCAAACTCAAGTTATTGAATCACAAGGAGACTCTGAG GGGACTCAATTGCATGGACAGGCTTGTGAAGAAAATAATTCGGTGAGACGAAGCGCCCGCAAGCTCGCTTACCAAGCTTTCAAGCCTTGG TGGGAGGAAATGCAAGAGGGGGATGAATTGGGAAACCGAAAACGAAGGGGACGAAAGCCGAAGCTGAGTAATGAAGCTCGCAGTCCTGCG GGGAATGAAATGCAAGAGGGGGTTGACACTAATTTGAAGTGTGGAGTTGTATCTGCATCTGTAGATTGTAAAACCGATAATGCTAATGTGAATTACGACGATGGGTTGGTTGAAAAACAACGCGATTTTGCTCAAATTCTCACTCCTGGG GGAAGTAATATGCAAGTACATAATTGTGAAGTAAAGATACCAGTGGGTAATTATGCTTGCAGTCCCGAg AAAGATGAAATGCATGAGGATAAAGACGTGAAAATCCCAACACAAAGGGGACAGGAACCGAATCTGAGTAATGAAGTT GGGGGTGAAAGGCCAGACGATGAAGAGGTGAAAATTTCAAAGCGAAGGGGTCGGAAGCCAATGAAAAGTAAGGATGATAGGGATGTGGTTGATGATAATGGTTTGGGCCGAAGAAGAGAATGTCTTGAAATTGATAGTCCTGGG GGTAATAAAAAAGAGTCGGAACCTAATACTTGTCATCAGTGCAAAAGGAATGATAAAGGGAGGGTTGTGAAGTGCACCAAATGCAAAAAGAAGCGATATTGTGTGCCTTGCATGACCACATG GTACCCTAAGATGACAGAAGAAGATTTTTTGAAGGAGTGCCCAGTTTGTCAAGTTAATTGTAATTGCAAAAGTTGCTTGCGCTTGGAGATACCGGTTGCA GACAAAAAGAGGTTTATACTGGACTTTAGCAAAGATGAAAAGATCAGGTATGCCAAATATATCTTGCCAATGCTTCTTCCTTTCGTAAGACAATTTAAGGAGGAGCAATTAATGGAGAAGCAAGTAGAAGCAAAGATTAAAG GCATACCGATATCAGAGATAAAAGTGCAAAAAGTACAATGTGAAGCTGCAGAACGAATGTTTTG CAACAACTGCAAAAGTTCTATTGCCGACTTTCACAGAAGCTGCTCAAGCTGTCAATATGACCTCTGTCTGATTTGTTGCCGAGAAATACGCAATGGATGCCTTCAAGGAGGTAAAGAGGAAGCGACTATGCAACTAGTAGACcctggatttgattatttgcatgGGGGAGATCCTGTTACTACCTCAGCAGAGAGTAGGATAAGTATGGACATAACTGCTGAAACAACAAACAGTGATCACATCAAGTCAGCTTATAAGTGGAATTCTAATGAGGATGGTAGCATCGCTTGCCCCCCCGAAAATGTGGGTGGTTGTGGTCAAGGTATTTTGGAATTAAGAAGTTTATTGTCGGAAGATTGGGTCCCAAATCTATTGGTTGATGCTGAAGAACTTGCCAAAACACTTGAGCTCGAACTACCCAAAACACAGGAAGAGTGGTGCTCTTGTTCTACTAATGTTGATAGTGAGAAACAGAAGTCAAGGAAAGCCTCTTCTCGTGAAGATTCTGATGATAACTATTTGTACTGTCCAAATGCTGCAGACTTAACACCTGAAGATTTGAAGCATTTTCAGTCCCATTGGCGTAAAGGTGAGCCAGTCATCGTGAGTAATGTTCTTTCAGCTACGCGTGGTCTTAGCTGGGAACCCATGGTTATGTGGCGTGCCTTCCGTCAGGTGAAAGACCGTAAACGTGACCGTCTTATGGATGTGGATGCCATTAATTGTCTGGACTGGTGTGAG GTAAAGGTTAACGTACATCAATTTTTTATGGGATACACAAAGGGTCGATTTGATAAAAAGGGGTGGCCTCAACTTCTGAAGCTGAAAGACTGGCCCCCGTCTAGTTTATTTGATGAACATTTACCACGTCATGTTGCAGAGTTTCTTAGTAGTTTGCCATTTAAGGAATATACAGATCCCCGGACTGGCTACCTAAATCTTGCAGTTAAGTTACCTGAGGGCTCTCTGAAGCCAGATTTGGGGCCAAAATCGTATATTGCTTATGGACATGCTCAAGAGCTGGGACGTGGAGATTCTGTGACAAAACTTCACTGTGATATGTCTGATGCG GTGAACATATTGACCCATATTCAAGAAGTGGTTCTTAGTTCTCAACAATGTACGGATATACAAAATCTTAAGAAAAAACATGCTCTTCAGGACCAGAAAGAAGTTTTCGGTAGTGATCAAATGTTAAATCATGATACCGATAGTATGGATTGTGTTGGATATGCTGGTGACATAACAGATGGCTTGGAACATCCAGAAGGAGGTGCTTTATGGGACATCTTCAGAAGGCAAGATACTCCCAAGTTAAAGGAATATCTAAGGAAATATTTCAAAGAATTCAGGCACATATATTGTAAACCATTGGATCAG GTGGTTCATCCTATTCATGACCAAACCTTTTACCTGACTTTGGAGCATAAGAGGAGGCTCAAggaagaatttg gGATTGAACCATGGACATTTGTGCAAAAACTAGGAGATGCAGTACTTATACCAGCTGGTTGCCCACATCAAGTGAGGAATATAAAG